The following proteins are encoded in a genomic region of Mycolicibacterium confluentis:
- a CDS encoding alpha/beta fold hydrolase gives MEGTDFQVELGYYRIQVTRPQTLGIALHDSPLGAAAWIIEKYKRWSNCVDCDDIGERLGWQNLLTIVMLYLIDDAFVTSTWIYAGHELDDPSTLPPGARVEVPTAFAAYRDPVDPAPPRSLVERSHNLISGTEMPKGGHFAALEESKLSAADLRRFLGLIDETVFSPYA, from the coding sequence ATGGAGGGCACCGATTTCCAAGTTGAATTGGGTTACTACCGCATCCAGGTGACACGGCCGCAAACGCTAGGCATCGCGCTGCACGACAGCCCGCTGGGAGCTGCAGCCTGGATTATCGAGAAGTACAAAAGATGGTCCAACTGTGTCGACTGCGATGACATCGGCGAACGTCTCGGATGGCAGAACTTGCTGACCATCGTGATGCTCTACCTCATCGACGACGCATTCGTCACCTCGACATGGATCTACGCCGGCCATGAACTGGACGATCCGTCTACTCTGCCTCCGGGCGCCAGAGTAGAAGTCCCGACGGCCTTCGCTGCCTACCGGGACCCCGTAGATCCCGCACCGCCACGATCACTGGTTGAACGTTCGCACAATCTGATCAGCGGGACTGAAATGCCCAAGGGCGGCCACTTCGCAGCTCTCGAGGAGTCCAAATTGTCTGCGGCAGATCTGCGCAGATTCCTGGGTCTAATCGACGAGACAGTATTTTCACCCTACGCATAA